Proteins encoded in a region of the Xylocopa sonorina isolate GNS202 chromosome 11, iyXylSono1_principal, whole genome shotgun sequence genome:
- the LOC143429219 gene encoding vitellogenin → MLVIILPFLLAAHVAVYDDHARQIAPDWQRYGPECTYDVLVNMSLANIVHEWDNFCSMIASELKCRPRGSDTLLCRFVNGRIVRPDPEDPRCTNARAFVPIRERFVDEEPFEIRFNSKGIENLVVSRSIPRWRLDMIRVIVGQLNVGFELESGQDRFVTMENSNLGYCEVEVKVSRAGYGRGNGMGRDGEYEIVFDLERPGIVPLSRAALRIEKVRHPKSCPNRKIYFFGNHEDFSLGTTNTFMDMSTSVSQMYIWHKGIHSYTESTGVMRTLNKPRTMRMHQSISVSLRSIDPARSSLPEIVNPASTSLYAYTNLETIRERK, encoded by the exons ATGCTGGTAATAATTCTACCATTTTTACTGG CCGCACACGTAGCCGTCTACGACGACCACGCGCGGCAGATCGCCCCCGATTGGCAACGATACGGTCCAGAATGCACTTACGACGTCCTGGTGAACATGTCTCTGGCCAATATCGTCCACGAGTGGGACAATTTCTGCTCGATGATCGCGTCCGAGCTGAAATGCCGACCAAGGGGCAGCGACACCTTGCTCTGTCGTTTCGTCAATGGAAGAATCGTCAGGCCCGACCCAGAAGACCCGAGGTGCACCAACGCGAGGGCGTTCGTCCCGATCAGGGAGAGGTTCGTCGACGAGGAGCCGTTCGAGATCAGGTTCAATTCAAAGGGGATCGAGAACTTGGTCGTATCGAGAAGTATACCCAGATGGAGGCTGGATATGATAAGAGTCATCGTGGGCCAGCTGAACGTTGGCTTTGAACTGGAAAGTGGGCAGGACCGGTTCGTAACCATGGAGAACTCTAACCTCGGCTACTGCGAGGTGGAGGTCAAAGTGTCAAGGGCGGGTTACGGGAGGGGAAACGGAATGGGTCGTGACGGGGAGTACGAAATCGTGTTTGACCTTGAACGGCCAGGAATCGTGCCTTTGAGCAGGGCGGCGCTTAGGATCGAGAAGGTCAGACATCCGAAGAGCTGCCCCAACAGGAAGATCTACTTCTTTGGGAACCACGAGGACTTCAGTCTTGGGACTACGAATACTTTCATGGACATG AGCACCTCTGTCAGTCAGATGTACATCTGGCACAAGGGGATACACTCGTACACAGAGTCCACAGGCGTAATGAGAACGCTGAACAAGCCGAGAACGATGCGAATGCATCAGAGTATAAGCGTGTCTTTGAGGAGCATAGACCCTGCTCGAAGTTCATTGCCAGAGATCGTCAACCCTGCCTCGACCAGTTTGTACGCGTACACTAATCTAGAGACAATTCGTGAGAGAAAGTAG
- the LOC143429479 gene encoding uncharacterized protein LOC143429479: MLASLIPFFLVARIAVDDNAWKYGPEYVFELEMNSTSVPMNYDGVQSSNRTVMNLFCRPTEPDGLNCHIANARQESFDVTNDNKVDVPEEEMRHLYSMEPFVIKFNDYGVDHLIVDNRVRVSDLNDIKLIAERFNIGVDLNGVPDGTFEIVENTTVGQCRVMVGVNHYPSKRMMNKIKNNRYELESLPQLNKVPSETIVIAKSINLNNCSNFACFYFGSYGNNNVVEPDLHSHLESASSRIFVSDYQFVSTMTWLGNFTSSDKKKVSSMSQYMNLSLRDIRAAKRELAPIAEPSKTSIMANSDVDRIFPTE; the protein is encoded by the exons ATGCTCGCCTCATTAATCCCGTTCTTCTTAG TTGCCCGCATAGCGGTCGACGACAACGCGTGGAAGTATGGTCCAGAGTACGTGTTCGAACTTGAGATGAACAGCACCTCGGTCCCCATGAACTACGACGGGGTGCAAAGCTCGAATCGCACCGTCATGAACCTGTTCTGCCGACCCACTGAACCGGACGGCCTGAACTGCCACATAGCGAACGCTAGACAAGAGAGCTTCGACGTGACCAACGACAACAAAGTGGACGTACCTGAAGAAGAGATGAGACATCTGTACAGCATGGAGCCGTTCGTGATCAAGTTCAACGACTACGGCGTGGACCATCTGATAGTGGACAATCGGGTTCGCGTGAGCGATCTGAACGATATCAAGCTGATCGCAGAACGATTCAACATCGGGGTTGATTTAAATGGTGTGCCTGATGGAACCTTTGAGATCGTTGAGAACACCACCGTTGGACAATGCCGGGTGATGGTTGGAGTTAATCATTATCCTTCCAAGAGGATGATGAACAAGATCAAGAACAATCGATACGAGCTGGAATCCCTGCCACAGTTGAACAAAGTACCCAGCGAGACTATAGTGATCGCCAAGTCGATTAATTTGAACAATTGCAGCAACTTCGCATGCTTCTACTTTGGATCTTACGGGAATAACAATGTGGTGGAACCTGACCTCCATTCGCATCTG GAAAGCGCTTCCAGTCGCATCTTCGTGAGCGACTATCAGTTCGTCTCGACGATGACATGGCTGGGCAATTTCACGTCGAGTGACAAGAAGAAGGTATCGTCTATGTCGCAATACATGAACCTGTCTTTACGGGACATCCGAGCGGCCAAACGAGAACTGGCACCAATTGCTGAGCCGTCGAAAACCAGCATCATGGCCAACTCGGATGTGGATAGAATCTTTCCCACGGAATAA
- the Fim gene encoding plastin-2 fimbrin isoform X2 gives MATAIDDRQELLEQFQAIDANGDGFINLTELRSALDICGFKMPGYKVRQMIEEYDDKQRFEHKGRLSFEEFEKLCKELKANELGSTFKQFVSKKENLETLGGISEASSEGTTHSVRLEEQLAFSDWINTNLSHDPDLKHLLPIDPEGKTLYEKVKDGILLCKIINHSCPDTIDERTINKRNLTLYKKHENLTLALSSAQAIGCNIVNIDAHDLIKGSPHLVLGLLWQIIRIGLFNQITLENCPGLATLLQDGERIEDLLKLSPESILLRWVNHHLENAGIARRCHNFQSDITDSEIYTYLIKQIAPNTAGVTLEALMEPNHTSRAEIMLQQAAKLGCRSFVTPSDVVNGIYKLNLAFVANMFNNYPGLDKPESNIEGLESLEETREEKTYRNWMNSMGVVPYVNWLYSDLADGLVIFQLYDIIKPGTVNWNKVHKKFTKLRKFMEKLENCNYVVELGKTMNFSLVGIAGQDINDGNATLTLALIWQLMRSYTLSILTSLAGTQGSTLVEKEIVQWVNSKLQAAGKTSGIKGFQDSSIADGKVVIDLIDAIKPGSVNYDLVKEGGTEEDNLDNAKYAISLARKCGARVYALPEDITEVKPKMVMTVFACLMAMDYIPNMDSMKQQQNNNVQNNSQ, from the exons ATCGACGCGAATGGGGACGGTTTCATCAACCTCACGGAGCTGCGAAGCGCCCTGGACATCTGCGGTTTCAAGATGCCCGGGTACAAGGTGCGGCAGATGATCGAGGAGTACGACGACAAGCAAAGGTTCGAGCACAAGGGCCGGCTCTCCTTCGAGGAGTTCGAGAAACTCTGCAAAGAGCTGAAGGCGAACGAGCTTGGCTCGACGTTCAAGCAGTTCGTCTCGAAGAAGGAGAACCTGGAGACGCTCGGTGGCATCTCCGAGGCGTCCAGCGAGGGGACCACGCACTCGGTCAGACTCGAGGAGCAGCTCGCGTTCAGCGACTGGATCAACACGAATCTGTCCCACGATCCCGACCTGAAACACCTGCTGCCTATCGACCCGGAAGGAAAGACCTTGTACGAGAAAGTCAAGGATGGCATCCTCCTTTG TAAAATAATCAATCACTCCTGCCCGGACACGATCGACGAACGGACGATCAATAAGAGGAACCTAACGCTGTACAAGAAACACGAGAACCTAACCCTAGCCCTATCGTCCGCCCAAGCGATCGGTTGCAATATCGTGAACATCGACGCGCACGATCTCATAAAAGGCTCGCCTCACCTCGTCCTCGGGCTCCTCTGGCAGATCATACGAATCGGTCTGTTCAATCAAATCACTCTGGAAAATTGTCCCGGCCTGGCCACCCTCCTGCAAGACGGAGAACGCATCGAGGATCTATTGAAGCTCTCTCCGGAGTCCATACTTCTCAGATGGGTGAACCATCATCTGGAGAACGCGGGAATAGCCAGACGGTGCCACAATTTCCAGTCGGACATCACGGACTCCGAGATCTACACGTACTTAATCAAACAAATCGCGCCAAATACCGCTGGCGTTACTCTGGAGGCGTTGATGGAGCCGAACCACACGTCTCGCGCGGAAATTATGCTGCAACAGGCGGCTAAGCTGGGCTGTCGTAGCTTCGTAACGCCCAGCGATGTCGTCAATGGTATTTACAAGCTGAACCTCGCGTTCGTCGCGAACATGTTCAACAATTACCCCGGCTTGGACAAGCCAGAGAGCAATATCGAGGGCCTGGAGTCGCTCGAGGAGACCAGGGAGGAGAAGACCTACCGTAACTGGATGAACTCCATGGGCGTGGTTCCCTACGTGAATTGGCTCTACTCAGACTTGGCCGACGGCCTGGTCATCTTCCAGCTGTACGATATCATCAAGCCAGGCACGGTAAATTGGAACAAGGTGCACAAAAAGTTCACGAAGCTGCGAAAGTTCATGGAGAAACTGGAGAACTGTAATTACGTCGTGGAGCTGGGGAAAACGATGAACTTCTCGCTGGTAGGGATCGCTGGTCAGGACATTAACGATGGCAACGCGACGTTGACGTTGGCGTTGATCTGGCAGTTGATGAGATCGTACACTCTGTCGATTTTAACGTCCCTCGCGGGCACCCAGGGTAGCACCCTGGTCGAGAAGGAGATCGTGCAGTGGGTGAACTCGAAATTGCAAGCGGCGGGGAAGACAAGCGGGATAAAGGGCTTCCAGGATTCCTCGATAGCGGACGGGAAAGTGGTGATCGATCTGATCGACGCCATAAAACCGGGCTCCGTGAACTACGACCTCGTGAAGGAGGGCGGTACCGAGGAG GATAATCTGGACAACGCGAAGTACGCGATATCCTTGGCCCGGAAATGCGGGGCGCGCGTCTACGCGCTACCGGAGGACATAACCGAGGTGAAGCCGAAGATGGTGATGACCGTGTTCGCTTGCCTGATGGCGATGGACTACATCCCGAATATGGACTCAATGAAGCAACAGCAGAACAACAACGTGCAGAACAACAGTCAATAA
- the Fim gene encoding plastin-2 fimbrin isoform X1 has product MELREIQQWDVIDEYFKDFSYLFSLIDANGDGFINLTELRSALDICGFKMPGYKVRQMIEEYDDKQRFEHKGRLSFEEFEKLCKELKANELGSTFKQFVSKKENLETLGGISEASSEGTTHSVRLEEQLAFSDWINTNLSHDPDLKHLLPIDPEGKTLYEKVKDGILLCKIINHSCPDTIDERTINKRNLTLYKKHENLTLALSSAQAIGCNIVNIDAHDLIKGSPHLVLGLLWQIIRIGLFNQITLENCPGLATLLQDGERIEDLLKLSPESILLRWVNHHLENAGIARRCHNFQSDITDSEIYTYLIKQIAPNTAGVTLEALMEPNHTSRAEIMLQQAAKLGCRSFVTPSDVVNGIYKLNLAFVANMFNNYPGLDKPESNIEGLESLEETREEKTYRNWMNSMGVVPYVNWLYSDLADGLVIFQLYDIIKPGTVNWNKVHKKFTKLRKFMEKLENCNYVVELGKTMNFSLVGIAGQDINDGNATLTLALIWQLMRSYTLSILTSLAGTQGSTLVEKEIVQWVNSKLQAAGKTSGIKGFQDSSIADGKVVIDLIDAIKPGSVNYDLVKEGGTEEDNLDNAKYAISLARKCGARVYALPEDITEVKPKMVMTVFACLMAMDYIPNMDSMKQQQNNNVQNNSQ; this is encoded by the exons ATGGAACTCCGCGAGATCCAGCAATGGGACGTTATAGACGAGTACTTCAAGGATTTCTCGTATCTTTTCAGTCTA ATCGACGCGAATGGGGACGGTTTCATCAACCTCACGGAGCTGCGAAGCGCCCTGGACATCTGCGGTTTCAAGATGCCCGGGTACAAGGTGCGGCAGATGATCGAGGAGTACGACGACAAGCAAAGGTTCGAGCACAAGGGCCGGCTCTCCTTCGAGGAGTTCGAGAAACTCTGCAAAGAGCTGAAGGCGAACGAGCTTGGCTCGACGTTCAAGCAGTTCGTCTCGAAGAAGGAGAACCTGGAGACGCTCGGTGGCATCTCCGAGGCGTCCAGCGAGGGGACCACGCACTCGGTCAGACTCGAGGAGCAGCTCGCGTTCAGCGACTGGATCAACACGAATCTGTCCCACGATCCCGACCTGAAACACCTGCTGCCTATCGACCCGGAAGGAAAGACCTTGTACGAGAAAGTCAAGGATGGCATCCTCCTTTG TAAAATAATCAATCACTCCTGCCCGGACACGATCGACGAACGGACGATCAATAAGAGGAACCTAACGCTGTACAAGAAACACGAGAACCTAACCCTAGCCCTATCGTCCGCCCAAGCGATCGGTTGCAATATCGTGAACATCGACGCGCACGATCTCATAAAAGGCTCGCCTCACCTCGTCCTCGGGCTCCTCTGGCAGATCATACGAATCGGTCTGTTCAATCAAATCACTCTGGAAAATTGTCCCGGCCTGGCCACCCTCCTGCAAGACGGAGAACGCATCGAGGATCTATTGAAGCTCTCTCCGGAGTCCATACTTCTCAGATGGGTGAACCATCATCTGGAGAACGCGGGAATAGCCAGACGGTGCCACAATTTCCAGTCGGACATCACGGACTCCGAGATCTACACGTACTTAATCAAACAAATCGCGCCAAATACCGCTGGCGTTACTCTGGAGGCGTTGATGGAGCCGAACCACACGTCTCGCGCGGAAATTATGCTGCAACAGGCGGCTAAGCTGGGCTGTCGTAGCTTCGTAACGCCCAGCGATGTCGTCAATGGTATTTACAAGCTGAACCTCGCGTTCGTCGCGAACATGTTCAACAATTACCCCGGCTTGGACAAGCCAGAGAGCAATATCGAGGGCCTGGAGTCGCTCGAGGAGACCAGGGAGGAGAAGACCTACCGTAACTGGATGAACTCCATGGGCGTGGTTCCCTACGTGAATTGGCTCTACTCAGACTTGGCCGACGGCCTGGTCATCTTCCAGCTGTACGATATCATCAAGCCAGGCACGGTAAATTGGAACAAGGTGCACAAAAAGTTCACGAAGCTGCGAAAGTTCATGGAGAAACTGGAGAACTGTAATTACGTCGTGGAGCTGGGGAAAACGATGAACTTCTCGCTGGTAGGGATCGCTGGTCAGGACATTAACGATGGCAACGCGACGTTGACGTTGGCGTTGATCTGGCAGTTGATGAGATCGTACACTCTGTCGATTTTAACGTCCCTCGCGGGCACCCAGGGTAGCACCCTGGTCGAGAAGGAGATCGTGCAGTGGGTGAACTCGAAATTGCAAGCGGCGGGGAAGACAAGCGGGATAAAGGGCTTCCAGGATTCCTCGATAGCGGACGGGAAAGTGGTGATCGATCTGATCGACGCCATAAAACCGGGCTCCGTGAACTACGACCTCGTGAAGGAGGGCGGTACCGAGGAG GATAATCTGGACAACGCGAAGTACGCGATATCCTTGGCCCGGAAATGCGGGGCGCGCGTCTACGCGCTACCGGAGGACATAACCGAGGTGAAGCCGAAGATGGTGATGACCGTGTTCGCTTGCCTGATGGCGATGGACTACATCCCGAATATGGACTCAATGAAGCAACAGCAGAACAACAACGTGCAGAACAACAGTCAATAA